A region from the Hydra vulgaris chromosome 08, alternate assembly HydraT2T_AEP genome encodes:
- the LOC136084137 gene encoding uncharacterized protein LOC136084137, which translates to MAKITRLKARAYLFEEESLIENLTQITFATNKELILNFQFKRSSNKLTPSKRKKPWLDGGYKDGLLTDKSIRNNITRLIDSWETLKKSKNKDSKAAEKSREEFKKKGEQVFWIGKDNIKEILKKTSLDKPSHYVDIQFLKDQKSSRLMTLGSKDMRYKRVNKDKKPLKSCNIKQLLQIDESTTDLELLSDISDVSTESDISFDLSQPGPSNAKQELKKGFVKDIAMTSVSKNISSRDLVHVCTDLIVSSGGNVADFSVSHSTIWRAQKKSIRENAEQYKKNVKIATAKATFPIIAHFDGKIIEDITEGIKSKRDRFAVSVNIDGKMKLLGIPAIDHGTGQAQYDALVKILDEYGICDDVKGLCFDTTATNTGRLSGTNVRFSHKQNSILLELACRRHVYELHLKHFCERQCSGKTKSPENLMFKRFQLN; encoded by the exons atggCTAAAATTACGAGACTAAAAGCTAGAGCTTATTTATTTGAAGAAGAAAGCCTGATAGAAAACTTAACTCAGATAACTTTTGCAACAAATAAAGAATTAATTCTTAACTTTCAGTTTAAAAGATCTAGTAACAAGTTAACTCCATCCAAAAG AAAAAAACCATGGTTAGACGGAGGTTATAAAGATGGATTATTAACGGATAAATCTATAag GAATAATATTACTCGTTTAATCGATAGTTGGGAGACATTAAAGAAAAGTAAGAATAAAGACTCTAAAGCAGCAGAGAAATCTAGGGAAGAATTCAAAAAGAAGGGGGAGCAGGTATTTTGGATTGGTAAAGATAATATTAaggaaatcttaaaaaaaacgaGCCTTGATAAACCTTCACACTATGTTGATatccaatttttaaaagaccAAAAGTCCAGTCGTCTAATGACTTTGGGGAGCAAAGACATGAGATATAAAAGGGTAAATAAAGATAAGAAgcctttaaaaagttgtaatattaAACAGTTACTCCAAATAGACGAATCAACTACAGATCTAGAGCTTCTCTCAGATATCAGTGACGTGAGTACAGAATCagatatttcttttgatttatCGCAACCCGGCCCAAGTAACGCAAAACAAGAGTTAAAGAAAggttttgttaaagatattgcCATGACATcagtctcaaaaaatatttcatcaagaGATCTAGTGCATGTATGTACGGATTTAATCGTAAGTTCAGGCGGAAATGTGGCTGATTTTTCAGTGTCTCATTCAACTATTTGGCGAgctcaaaaaaaatctattcgGGAAAATGCTGAACAAtataagaaaaatgtaaaaattgctACCGCTAAAGCTACTTTTCCCATAATAGcacattttgatggaaaaattatCGAAGACATCACAGAGggtataaaatcaaaaagagaTCGATTTGCGGTCTCGGTAAATATTGATGGTAAAATGAAGCTCCTTGGCATTCCAGCAATTGATCATGGTACTGGACAAGCTCAATACGATGCTTTAGTTAAAATACTGGATGAGTATGGAATATGTGATGACGTGAAAGGTTTATGTTTTGATACAACAGCTACAAATACAGGAAGACTTTCTGGTACAAATGTCAGGTTTAGTCATAAACAAAACTCAATTCTACTAGAGCTGGCTTGCAGGAGGCATGTTTATGAGTTACATCTAAAACACTTCTGTGAAAGACAGTGCAGTGGAAAAACTAAATCTCCAGAAAACCTAATGTTTAAACGGTTCCAATTAAACTAG